One window of Camelina sativa cultivar DH55 chromosome 4, Cs, whole genome shotgun sequence genomic DNA carries:
- the LOC104783937 gene encoding putative F-box protein At2g19630 — protein sequence MGLTISRRSKTPSFFSPIPNDLLLEIVSRLSVEDLARCRCVSKQWASVLRRRLTNSSTSPHLLFTFHLNDKWVFFSAPQPQNPDQNSSLLTAEYHMCFPTKDCSFGICPPVRGLICNRDRGFMVCNPSIGEYKTLPNPTWMKAEMRTLFGFDPVAKQYKVLCVHVCRNPSIQKAKVLTLGTGILSWRKITCSRPHNPIGRFGICISGVLYYEALRRSRFQNFMIVCFVLSSEKFEFISPPPTKELWHMHLINYKGKLGALDPMLVFGTTESIELWVLDDADEGRWSRHIYIFPPIWKNLVATEAIFRVDGMTLNGEIVLSSYSPSDPFYVFIYNVERNTVTKFTIQGFGSRKGSGISTFIDHIENLNPM from the coding sequence ATGGGTTTAACCATATCCCGACGAAGTAAAACACCATCTTTTTTCTCGCCTATCCCAAATGATCTCTTGCTTGAGATAGTCTCTAGATTGTCAGTGGAAGACTTAGCGAGGTGCCGTTGCGTGTCGAAGCAATGGGCTTCAGTTCTCAGACGTCGCCTAACCAACTCCTCGACTAGTCCTCATCTCTTGTTCACCTTCCATCTCAACGATAAGTGGGTCTTCTTCTCGGCACCCCAGCCTCAAAATCCAGACCAGAACTCGTCTCTTTTAACAGCCGAATATCACATGTGTTTCCCCACCAAAGACTGTTCCTTTGGCATTTGTCCACCTGTCCGCGGGCTGATATGTAATAGAGATAGGGGTTTCATGGTATGTAACCCTAGCATAGGAGAGTACAAAACCTTACCCAATCCAACATGGATGAAGGCTGAAATGAGAACCCTTTTTGGGTTTGATCCAGTCGCAAAACAATACAAGGTATTGTGCGTGCACGTATGTAGAAACCCCTCTATTCAGAAAGCTAAGGTTCTAACATTAGGTACAGGTATACTGTCATGGAGAAAGATTACATGTTCCCGACCTCATAATCCTATAGGGCGTTTTGGGATTTGCATAAGTGGAGTTTTGTATTATGAAGCTCTTAGGAGAAGTAGGTTTCAAAATTTCATGATAGTTTGCTTTGTCTTGAGCTCTGAGAAGTTCGAGTTTATTAGTCCACCACCTACGAAGGAACTATGGCATATGCATCTGATCAATTACAAGGGTAAATTAGGTGCGCTTGATCCGATGCTAGTTTTTGGTACAACTGAGAGTATTGAGTTGTGGGTTTTAGATGATGCCGATGAAGGGAGATGGTCGAGGCATATCTACATATTCCCGCCTATTTGGAAGAATTTAGTTGCGACAGAGGCCATATTTCGTGTTGACGGGATGACTCTTAATGGTGAAATTGTGTTGTCTTCATATAGTCCTTCCGATCCTTTCTACGTTTTCATCTACAATGTGGAGAGGAATACAGTCACAAAATTTACAATCCAAGGGTTTGGATCTCGTAAGGGTTCAGGGATTTCCACCTTTATAGACCATATAGAGAATCTGAACCCTATGTAA